The region GGTGTTActgacctcaggcctaggggaacgtgggccaggtacaagccactgttgctacaggatgtagccacagcaatatggtgtaaagcataaaagaaacagacagcagtccagagtctcagaccatacttttctgttctcttctttttttattctccttttcccagaaatatatacagtatatgcttcaatttctgcatagatcaacatggtaatcagtgaaaacaatggtgcaagccaatttactttgtataacaaatatttactctgagtacttgattagaaaccaatgtccccagaacttgttaattttccaaggaagcagacagttctgtatccccacgttgtgtgtagataagatactaaatcaaagcagtctgactattcaaagcaggtgactctttagcaagacaggtaaatgtttatgtcctgtagatagccatcagcaataacctgtagcagactTTTCCAgatattctgccttttctttaaaacactggtttatagcccattacactaagcaacacaccgaaatgtcattttctttagaatactgaattctagcccattacagtggcgcagtggtagcactgctgcctcacagtaagaagacctgggtttgcttcccgggtcctccctgcgtggagtttgcatgttctctccgtgtctgcatgggtttcctccgggtgctccagtttcctcccactgtccaaagacatgcaggttaggtggattggcaatcctaaattgtccctattctgtgcttgtgtgtgtcctgtggtggactggtcccctgcccaggatttgttcctgccttgagaagtgtgttggctgggattggctccagcagacctccgtgaccctgtgttaggatacagtatAGCAGTTTGGACTGTCTGAactcttgatgcatatttttcaaaGATTTTTAGACTATGAAGAAATTCATAAAGACTGGACGATTTTGAAATGATCCTGTTGTAAAAAAAAGTGATTAGGCTGATCCAAATAACTATAGGCTAATAAGCTTAAAATTAATCTCAGGTCATTTATTGAAAGCAAGTTTTAAAGAAAGGATCACAGAGCACGTGTCTAGAACAGGTGTGTTAGCAAATAAGCAactaagactttagggactttcaaaacttgacttgatgtttttttggaagaaataaatagaTAGCTTTGgggggatgaatggcctgttcttgtctagagtgttctaatgttctaatgttctaaaatagtCAGCATGCATTCAGTCAGAGAAGGTCATGTTTCACTAACATACTagaattttatgaggaagcaacaaaagcatataaTAAGATAGGTGCATATgacatttatcttgattttcagacggcttttgataaggtgtcacatgagaaTATAGTGCTCAACTAAAACAAGAGGCAATTCAGGGCATGGTGTGTAGGTGGGTACTAAAATGCTCAAACGAAGGACTCAAAGGGTTGTGGTAAGAGGGATTTTTTCAGAATTAGATGATGTCAAAAGTGGTGTCCCTCGGGGATCAGTGTGGATGCCGCTACTCCTTTAATATACATAACTGATCCATACAAGTATATaattaataagctggttaagtttgcagatgataccaaagtaGGTTACAGGGTAGATAATGCTGAATAAACTAAATCAGAtttgatttgtggcagatgaaatttaatgcatataaatgtaaagtattacattttggaAGAAGAAATGGTAGATATGAACACACAATAGGAggtctaaaatttgaaagtacactttatgacAAAGTTCTAGGAATTCTAGAGGACTtatcactatctacatcaagacagtgAATAGAaatgatcaagaaggctaataagcTTTATcaggatgtgtggagtacaagtcaagggagtttATACTTAACTTATGCAACTTACAAGTGGTGACTCACctagagtactgtgtacagttttggtcttcatattacaaaaaggaTGTAGCGGCATTAGAGGAAGTCCAGAGAACTGCAACTAGACTGATTTATGGACTGAGagatatgagttatgaggaaaaattaaaggagctgaaccttttaggtttaagcaaacagagattaagaatagacatgaatgaagtgtttaaagttattaaAGGGGTTAGTACAGTTGATCTCAGCTGTCACATTAAAATTAGCTCTTCAACAAAAACATGGGCATAcggttgaaaacttgttaaagaaACCATCTTCATCCTAGCGTTTATCCCGCATGGCAGGGTCCGCTTTTCTGCAAATCCGTCTCCATTTGGCACGGTCAAGGGCATCTTCTGGGGCGGCATTGGCGGTCTTCATGTCTTCCTTTATTCTGTCCATCCACCTCTTTTTCAGCCTGCCACGTGGGCGCTGACCACCAGGGTCTAGCCGCATAGCCGTTTTTGCTATCGAGTTGTCGTCTGCGCGCGCGACGTGTCCATACTACCGTAGCCGTGCCTCACGCATTTTCTCCGTGATTGGTACGATGCCGAGGAGCTTTCTGACGTCTTCATTCATGACTTGGTCCCAGCACGTGAGGCCTAGGTACCACCTCAGCATTCGCATTTCCATCGTATGTAGGGCCTGCTCATGCTTGGCGTTGTCTGGGCAACAATCCGATCCATACAGGGTGACTGGGCGGATTACAGTCTTATAAATCTTGGCCTTGAGGTGGTCAGGCATTCGGCGGTCACACAGCACGCCCGTTACTTGACGGCACTTAGCTCGCACATCGGGAAGGATGTCCCCGTCGTTACTGATCGTCGATCCCAGATACTTGAATTCATGGGTCTTCTTTAGGTCTTCTCTGTCGATGCTGATAGTGCCATCGGTTTGGAGGCCAGCTTCCATGTATTCAGTCTTCTTGATGTTGAGTCTCATGCCATGGTCGGTCAGGCGTGTCTTCCACTGCTGCGTATATTGTTGCAGCTCACTTCTAGATTGGTTTGCCAGGAATACGTCGTCAGCGTATAAAAGTGACCATGGTTGGGGAGTTTGGAGATGTGTCCATACAGAGGATGAACAGAAGGGGCGAAAGGGCCGAGCCTTGATGTACTCCCACGTTGATGGCGAAGGGCGGTGAGATTCCCACGGAGCATCTGACTACACTGGTGACGTTTATGTAGAGCAATTTGACCCAGTCGACGTAAGTTTCCGGGACTCCGTGAGATCGCAGGGCATGCCAGATAAGGTCGTGTGGCACTCtatcgaatgccttctccaagtccaGGAATGCCATGTGGACTATTCGATTTTTCTCTCGGTGTTTCTCCACCAGCAGTCTCACGGCGTGTATGGCGTCAGTGGTTCCGCATCCCTTAACAAACCCACACTGGTTAGGGGTGATCGTGACGATCCGTCGCAGGCGGGCGTCTAGGATCCTTTCGAATATTTTCATAGTGTGGAATAGGAGGCGGATTGGTCGGTAGTTAGCGCAATCGGTGACATCGCCCTTGGTTTTCCAAATGGGGATGGTGACGCTAGTTGTCCAGGCCGCTGGTATCCTGCCCTCTCTGATGATGTTATTGAATAGGGTACTGAGAGCGGCGGCTCCTTGCTGGCCGAGGAGTTTCCAGGCTTCGATGGGGATATCGTCGGGGCCAGgcgcttttccattcttcattttcttcatggCATCCTTGATCTCAGCAGTCGTAATCGGCGGGACTGGGCCATAGACGGGGGCGGTGCTGTGGATTGGCGGGTGGGGGAATTCTTCATTACTGATCTGGGAGAAGTGCTCACTCCAGCGTTCGAGGATAGCTGGTGGATCACGCAGGACCTTCTGATTGACGTCTTTGATATGTTTCACTTGGCCGATGTCCTTTGTTGAACAGTGTCGGCTGCTGGCCAGGCGGTATATCTTGTTCGCTCCTCCAGGCTCGTCCAAGTCGTGGTAGAGCTGGTCATAGTGCGCAGTCTTTGCCACTGTCACCGCCTTCTTCGCCTTCAGGCTCTTGTACCGTTGATAGTCCTCGTCTTCTCTAGACTGGCGCCACTTCTTTAGCGCTGACTTCTTTTCTTTCACGGCGCTTTGGACTTCTGtattccaccaccatgtttgctTTTCAATAAAGCACTTTCCTGGCTTGGTCTTCCCTAGGACGTTGGTTGCTGCTTCTCGGATTTGGTCGGCTATCTTGTTCCATCTGGTCTCGATTAACTGGTTGCTGTCGTTGTTGAAGTTGATCGATTTGAGTGCCTCAGTGAGGTCTCTTCTGCCTTCGGCCATcctccaccatttgatcttttcCTCATTGGTGGTTCTCACTTGTCGCCATTGGCCGAGGTCTAGCTTGAGGTCCATGACGAGTAGCCGATGTTGTGGGCAGATGTTGGTCGACGGGATTACTTTGACATCGGTTACCAGTTTCAGGTGCTGCCTTCGGGTGAGGAGGTAATCGATTTGCGTTTCTCTTCCCCCGCTAGAGTATGTGACGAGGTGTGTTAGCTTCTTCTTAAAGAAAGTGTTGGCCACTGCGAGATCATGCGCTTCCGCACAATCCAGGGCACGTTCCCCGTCCTCATTGCGGCTTCCGTAACCTTGCCCGCCATGAAACCTTTCATAGCCATTCCTATCTCATCCAACGTGACCATTGAGATCACCGCCAATGGCATTATATTCTTCGGGTCCAAGTGCTCGAAGGTGGACATCGAGACTTTCCCAGAAATCTTCTTTGTCTGATTCCGAGCAGTTGGTCTGGGGGGCGTAGCAGGAGGTCACTCGCATAGTGATGTCGCCCGTGTCGATCTTGAGTGACATGAGCCGATCTGACATTCGAGTCACTTCGACCACATTGTCCCGTACTTTCTGGCTGACCACTATTCCCACACCATTTTGGGGCTTGTTGCCGTTGTAGAATAGCTTAAATCCATCGCCTATATCCCTTGCCTTTGCACCAGTCCATTTGGTTTCTTGGATGCACGCGATGTCGATGCGGCGGATCTTAAGGGTGTCGGCTAATTCTCGGCTTCGTCCTGTCATCGTGCCGATGTTAAGGGTACCCAATCgtagtggttgttgttgttgttggactcGCTTCTTTGGCCTGCCTCGTCCATGGGCAGGTAGTCCTTGTCCACTACTCACGACGCTCGGGCGAGGGCGCCGCGCGTCGCCTCCAGGGGACGCCCTAGCATTATTTTCCAAATTTTGAGACGTTGTTGCCATTTGATGTGACCAAGGAATGAATCGACCGATGTGTCGCTCCACCTGACGTCGAACACCCTCACCGTTAGCCAATTTCCCAAAGGGGTCGTTGTTACCAGCCGGCACCGCGAGGAGGTGGTGATGGGATTTTGCCAGCCATTAAAGAAACCATAagcacatgaaataaattactaagtaataTGGTGGACAGCAAGACTTTAAGGACATTTAAATATCAAATTGATGTTATGTTAGACATTTCAAAGAGAATAGACAagcctgttgggctgaatggcctactcTTGTCGCAATTTTCTTTTACGTTTTAATGTTCTAACAAATAAGCTGGGTctaaagaatgaatggatggaatgatATATTAAGtacaattatataatatattatgacgaatataatattatgtaaaaattacataaattctAACTTTCAAGTTATCTTGCAGtagtcattcatttttcttttccattccaaGATCAAAGCAAGTTAAGAGTCTGTCTCTGACTGTTTTAGATCAAATTTCATACTAACAGCAAAGCCCAATGTTTCTCAACTACCACTATCTTTTCAAagatcatgaaattaattttgttttgggtTAGATACCTGGATCATTGTTTCTAACTGAACCATTCATTTGTAGTCCACTTCAAATGTATTGGAATGACTGTTCTGAAATTTTGCTGCTTTTTAACTGTGATTGTTTCATTTCAAGTTCTATgcaacacattacattttatgaaaTAACAGGCAAGGAAACTATCCTGAGTATTTATTTGCATGCCAGTTTTTTCCCCCTAACATCATTAAATTAACGACATGTAGACTTGAAAGGAGTGTTCTGATGACAGGTATTAAATATTTCCCCTTTAGGCTGACAAAAAAGATGCCGTCTTCTAGCCTGATGAAAATTAAATGTACGAGATGAATCATTGCTTAGGAAAACCAATTTATTTAGTCACTTGGAGGTGCTAAGTCATTTATTACATGTCAGTATGTGCTGTTAGTTCAATTTAATTTGGGAGGGGGAGCTGAAACTTAAGCTTCAGAGTTGTTAAGGTAAATTCagaagaaaaattacatttctgcAAAAACTCTCTGGGAGCAATTGGATAGTAACTGCTTGAGGATTAAGTATGCATTGCTTGCTGGGTAAATGGTGTTCTTTAAAAGGATGAGAAGTTTTTTTGCATTACAAAGATCAATGAGATGTTCCACAGGCATTCAGGAGTCTGCCACTCTACTGCCATCACTAAAGCACTGAAGAGCAACAGGTAAATTACCAATGcattagtaagaaaaaaaaaatgtggcttcTTATGCAGAAGTCTTTGAAGTggtcaaaaatgttttattcacaaacaGCACAATGACAAAATGAGTGCATTGTGCATGAAAAGATCGGTAAGACTAAGAGtttgctgtactgtatgtattatcaCTAAAACATATGAGAAGCAATCCTGCTCACTTGACACACTATTTTGAACTCAAAGCCACTTTCCTAGTGGCATGCAGAAAGTGGACATATGAAAACATTATAAACTTAATTATGTGAGGCATTTTTCTTGGgaattaaactaaattataaaTGTTGTGTTGTGAAAGGGCAGGTCAAGGGTAGAGAGGTGCTCCAGAAATCAGGTGGCAGATTTCTCAGTGTCTCAGTATTCTTTTATGGTACTGTTAGCATTATAACATAATGGAAAATGCAGTTGTACAAAAATAGAGGTACATGTGAAATAGGTTGAAACATTCCAAAGTATACTGTATGAGTCACATTTTGAGATTGTAATGTATTTAACCTCTGTATGTGTCATAAATAAGCATATACATTGTATCACTCTTTAACTGGCATAACTGTCCCCTCACTTAGTAACAATTTCAGTTTTCATGAAATAGTCATACAGTAATTATCATTTTTGCTTTATCATTGTAACCTGATGCTGTGGTGGAAGGGTCTTGGATAAAGACAGGTGCTGATATTCCCTGATTATGTTATTTAATACTTCAGAAAGTGTATATTTTGTTATAAAAAGCAGGACAAAAAATTCATAACATAAATATCATAGTTTGCATTTGGAAGGCTATAAACTAATAAGCCACTTAGTGGTATTGCCTATTTAGATTTATAAGTTGTGTTAAAGTTGTTAAAATATCTAGTATctgtcattgctgctcttgtaaATTTAGATAATGACATGTTTGGCATCTGAAAAAATGTCTTCTTTACTGATAACGTTTTGAGGGGTTAAGGAGTCTATTCGTAAtgatccaaaatgctgctgcaagaattattacaagaacaagaaaatacgaacacataactccataaatccttacactggctcccagttaagtttagggcggatttcaaaatcctccttttaacatattaagccttaaatggtcaaggtccAGCTTAATTGTCTGAACttctcatgacttacaaaccagaacgtacattaagatctcaagatgccggtctgcttatgattccaaggattaacagTGGgaagttgagcttttagttacagggcccctaaactgtggaatggcctgcctgctactataagagatgccccattggtctcagcttttaaatccccactgaagactcactacttcagtttagtataccatgactagagctgctgattaactgtacaggctgcatctctgttgttagtcattagcactaaaacattagtaatatgataattataatttgttactaaccctcacctattctgtttctcttctcggtactcaaatgtggcacttggtgtcacggccCATCTGCtaagttgttttacctgcctaaggtaaagtcatctctgatggaggatcacaggaatcgttgggtagaggggtcctttcattggattggctggcccggcGTTGTCTAAGCTGAGGAATGGCCaactgggggaggcagcttgatggctgaggtctccaggactctaaacaaatccaagtcttattatgtgacatcatctactgttaaattctgctctgtacttataatattttaattttactattatactgtattgaggattacttgtgttttgttctgtgtattgtattgtattgacccccttctttttgacacccactgcacaccccaacctacctggaaaggggtctctctttgatctGCCCTTCCCAAGGttacttccatttttttccctacaagggattttttgggagtttttccttgtcttcttggagagtcGAGGCtcgggggctgtcaagaggcagggccttttaaagcccattgcggcacttcatgtgtgattttggggtatataaaaataaattctattgcattgtattgtatttatgttttcttCTGGTGTGTTTTTACCACTATTAAATATGTTTCAC is a window of Erpetoichthys calabaricus chromosome 7, fErpCal1.3, whole genome shotgun sequence DNA encoding:
- the LOC127528740 gene encoding craniofacial development protein 2-like, which codes for MATTSQNLENNARASPGGDARRPRPSVVSSGQGLPAHGRGRPKKRVQQQQQPLRLGTLNIGTMTGRSRELADTLKIRRIDIACIQETKWTGAKARDIGDGFKLFYNGNKPQNGVGIVVSQKVRDNVVEVTRMSDRLMSLKIDTGDITMRVTSCYAPQTNCSESDKEDFWESLDVHLRALGPEEYNAIGGDLNGHVG
- the LOC127528739 gene encoding uncharacterized protein LOC127528739, which translates into the protein RNGYERFHGGQGYGSRNEDGERALDCAEAHDLAVANTFFKKKLTHLVTYSSGGRETQIDYLLTRRQHLKLVTDVKVIPSTNICPQHRLLVMDLKLDLGQWRQVRTTNEEKIKWWRMAEGRRDLTEALKSINFNNDSNQLIETRWNKIADQIREAATNVLGKTKPGKCFIEKQTWWWNTEVQSAVKEKKSALKKWRQSREDEDYQRYKSLKAKKAVTVAKTAHYDQLYHDLDEPGGANKIYRLASSRHCSTKDIGQVKHIKDVNQKHRPRLWPSPADYDC